CAGAGTCAGCGCCAAGCCGATGGTGGTTGCCAGTGCGATCAGTGCCGTCGTGGGACGGGACCGGGTCCGTGACGGCGTGTTGGTTGAACGACTGCGTGGACGCATTGCCTTACCTCCGGAAAGCGATGAGAGCGCGGAAACCCGCGAGCGGCCGGCTACCGGGACTGTGCGAAGAGCCAGTCGATGACCACGTCGTTCTCGTACGTCTGGGCCCATGAAAGATGTGGGTTCACCGGTGTCGTTCCGGCCGTGTAGCTCGTGAACAGTACGTGGCTGCGCGTGGCCCGGGCCTGGCGTAGGAGAGCCCGTGACCGGGCCTCGAACTGTGCCTTCGGCAGGTCGTTGGCCCACTCCCCACGGCTCACCCGTGCACCGGCGGTCTCCAGCGCGTTCATCAGGGTCCAGGTGCCGGGGTTGCCGAACCGGCCCTCCCGGTAGGGGACGACCGGGTCGTCGACCGAGTGGTCGGCCCACATCGGGATGTGCGTGATCCTGTCCATGGTGGCCGCGTCGCCCCAGCCGGCCGTCGGCAGGGCAGCCGCGAACACATCGGGTCGCTTGGCCAGCAGACTGTAGATGCCGCGACCGCCTGAGGACAGGCCGACCAGATAGAGCCGGTCGGTGTCCACGTTGCGCGCGTGCTCGCGCACGAAGGTGTCGATGAGTTCGATCAGCGCGGCCTGGACCTTCGCGTCGGTCCAGTCCGTGCCGTCGGGTCCGTCCATGGGACGGGGGAGGGGGATCTGCGGAGAGAGGACGAACGCGGGGTTGCGGCGCTGTCGTTCCGGTTTGGCGAACGTGACCGCGATCCGGTTGGAAGTGAGCTGGGTCATGTTGTTGTCCGCGACTTCGCCACCGCCATGCAGGGTGACGACGAGCGGGTACCGTGTGCGGCTCTGCGGGTTCCGTAAGAATCCCGCAGGCTGGTACAGCCGGAAGTCCAGTTCAAAACCCGCGGAGTCGGTGAAGGAGCCGGCGGTGAAGTCGTCGACCACGGGAGTGATGACGTCGTCGTTCCGGATCGCGAACGGACCGGCCTTGAGTACCGGTTCACCTTCCGGGGAACGCACGTCCGCCACCTGTCGGACGGAGTAGGCACGGTCGAGCGGCAGGGGATCGGTGCCGGCCGCCCGTGCGTTGGAGTCGTTCGGATCGAGTTCGACGATCAGGTGGTTCCCCGGTCGTCCGGGATGAGAGCGGTCGTCCACTTCGGCGGAGGCGTTGGAGTAGACCCGGGTCACCGTGCGAGCCGCTGTCCGTCCGCCCACGGTGGCCTGCACCTGGAAGGCGGTGGGCGGGACGGTCCCGCCGCGCAGATCGATGCGATGCGCGTACTGGATGGCGACCGCTGCCACGAGCCAGTTGTTCCTCGGCGTCACCTGCGTGAGGAGGTCCGTCCGCAGGGCCGGGTTGAGTCCGGAGGCCGCTTGCCGTCCATCGGACGGGGCTGTCGTGGCGTCGGCGGCCACCGCGGTCGCCGTGCTCACCGTCGGCGCCGCGACCACACCTGCGGTGACGGCGAGCACCGTACGTCTGGGGATCGATCTCATGGGTCCTCGTCTCGCTCGGTGGGGCACCCGGACCGGGTGCGGCGGTGTGTGGATCCGGTCGTCCGGCTCCGAACTCACGGGACCGGGCGGCACATTGGGGCCATGACGGGGCATGTGGGCGGGAGCTGGGCGGGGACAGGCCGAGGTGTTACGCGAGAGTTTCGGAGCACTGCCGGATCCCTGTCCAGCATCAAACCGAGATCTGTCCATGCGATCAGCGCATCAATTGGCAGGACTTCGACGCCTGCGAGCGCTGCCGGCCCGCGATGAGCTCCCGGCTG
The genomic region above belongs to Streptomyces coeruleorubidus and contains:
- a CDS encoding prolyl oligopeptidase family serine peptidase produces the protein MRSIPRRTVLAVTAGVVAAPTVSTATAVAADATTAPSDGRQAASGLNPALRTDLLTQVTPRNNWLVAAVAIQYAHRIDLRGGTVPPTAFQVQATVGGRTAARTVTRVYSNASAEVDDRSHPGRPGNHLIVELDPNDSNARAAGTDPLPLDRAYSVRQVADVRSPEGEPVLKAGPFAIRNDDVITPVVDDFTAGSFTDSAGFELDFRLYQPAGFLRNPQSRTRYPLVVTLHGGGEVADNNMTQLTSNRIAVTFAKPERQRRNPAFVLSPQIPLPRPMDGPDGTDWTDAKVQAALIELIDTFVREHARNVDTDRLYLVGLSSGGRGIYSLLAKRPDVFAAALPTAGWGDAATMDRITHIPMWADHSVDDPVVPYREGRFGNPGTWTLMNALETAGARVSRGEWANDLPKAQFEARSRALLRQARATRSHVLFTSYTAGTTPVNPHLSWAQTYENDVVIDWLFAQSR